The genomic window CCAAGTGCAGTTTGTCGTGTCACAAGAAATCTTGCGGAAACGCACTCCAAGTGCTTTATATTCAACACTGGGAAAAATTAGTGAGAAATAtctgcattttataattttgtggcAAGGAAGTTTCTCGACAAATTGCTGATCGTGAATCGTAACGCAACTATTGTGCACAGCAACAAGGCTCGAGGCTGCAAGAACTCATCAGCTGTCCCGTGATCATGCGCGGTTCTGCGACTTCTGCACCTTGCGCGAGAGCAATAGAGCATCAGACATCAGACAGCATCAGAGCACGCTGGAGACGTGGTCGAGTAGGTCGCTGTCACTTGTCCGCTTTGCTTTCACTTTCGTTTTGCATGTAGAATGAAAATCCTTTGTGTCATTTGTCACGATCTGCTGATACCGTCCGAAGACATCTCTTTCATTCGTTGCGGACATGTCTTTCATCATCACTGCCTGTTGCAATGGCTCGAAAGGTAAACACAGCTTATGGTTAGGTATCTACGCGATGGATGACGCCATTCGTTTTCACAGGCGagtgtttttttaattcatcgatggATCAGTCATATTGTGTGCAAATATAGCTTCTACAGAACAAAGTTGTATTTATGTacaatgcgattgatcaatcgatgaatgaAAAAACTCGCCTTATGCCTTCCGTATCTTCCATCGTCCATCTTTATCTTCCGAGGGGCGAGAACGTATATCCCGTTTCATTTTAAGCACAAGGACTATAGAAAAGtgcaaataaaacaaattcatCCAACTAATTTTTACACGTATTTATATCTCACAGATCGCAGACCTGTCCGCAATGTCGGGATAGAGCGACGGAGAGTAGAATCCACAAGGCTCACTTTACGTTTTCGAATACCGAGATCTCCACGGATAATGCGAACAATTCGTCCTTGCAAGGGAAGATCGACAACTTGCAATTTCAGATTTTACTGAATGAAAAGAACATCAAGCATTACACCTCGAAAAATGCGATTCTAGAAAAGCAGAATGCTGGCCTCAGACAGGAAGTACGAAAGGTGGAAAGCGAGATCAATCAGAAGAACTCTGCTATCTACGCCCTGAAGGAACAGATAAAGTATTTTAAGAGCAAGAGTCATCTGGCATATGATGATCTCAAGAAGAAGCTGTCTcagaaagagagggagatgTTAGAATTACGAGAGTACGTTTGTTTATGTTGACCATCtataatttaattgagtatTGGCAGTTTATTGCTTGATCTGATCTTTATTCGACAGATAgcaatactttaattaattacatttttgttatgaAAAAGTATGTCCTGTTTATGTATCTTGATCTTGATATCTTATAATTTACTTGTCACTAATTTCAGAGTAACGCTaaggaaaacgaaaaaaattgagaatctACAATGTTTGCTTGCAAGGCAGCGTGAATCCTTGAGAGAAGAGCGATCTAAGagattgtatgtatttttattattgaaatagcTACATTTCAATCGTCAATGTTCCCATTGTATTTTTTCAGAGACGTCGAAGTACGTTCGAAAGCAACTTGCGAAAGTGGTAACATATCTCTACAACTTCGAGTTAATGAATTAGAAAGGCTACTTAAGACTACATTGGACCAAAACTGTACCGATTCTAGTATCCAAAGAAAGTCTAATGAAAATTCTTTGATTAGCATACAGCCAGTAGATATTAATACCCaggtaattaatttaatcttggaATCTGTTGTGATGGAAATTTGTTTTGCTCTTACTTtgcgtaatgaaaattttaacagttttaaCAGTATTGTTGCACTtgttactaattataaatacGCATTACTAACATATATTCATAATGCATTcataatgcatttaaaaaaatggaaataatcaGTTCCATAATGCATCATgatgtaataaacatttttatataacaagattttttaaagcaataaaaatttgagatCACTATTAATTCTCTCTAGCTTTTTCATGTAAAACTGCAtgtgaaatattgaaattaattatttatatatgtaggATTATTACATTACTTTAAACATCACTTTCCTTGAATCCTACATGTATAATTGATTTCTCATCCTTTAGCAAATAAATGCAAAACAGGAAACTGCAGATAAAAATGGTCCATCGTCTTCAGAGAAGGAAGTTGAAATTATTACTATTGCAGACCAGGACTCAATGAATAACTCTACATTTGATGAATGTCCAACCATTACAAAAAAAGCGAGACTGTGTTTGCAATCAGGTAATAGTAGAGATAAGCCAAGTAATGATCattatttgatgtataatgaGCTACTTAGAATATCAAGAACACAGCAAGATCATAATcaggaaaaatgttaaaattaaatagtcTTTCGCGATATTATCCTTAAAAATGTCCGTATAAAAAGCAATTtagtattcaaatttatttttactatcaTTTATATCAACATCTgcttatacatttacattaaattatacacAGAATAGAATTGTATGTATTGGAATTCTAAACATTGCTTGAGCTATCTCTTTTTACAGTAGAAtctcttcaatttttatttttatttaaacgtagAATTCATTACAATCAAAATTAGTTTTGTTTGTGATGgtacattaacaaaataaaaacatttatatttcttatttttttatattgtataaacatgTGTAAGCAAAAAAGGATTCTAATCTAAAGGATCCCAATTTTTTCTACGGATAATTTATAAAGCAGATGTATGATGTtccaattaatatatttcatcaattataaatttggTATCAATAATGTAAAGGAAACATTATTGTGTAAGTgttgtatgtattatatatttcttcgaAAGTATATAGATGCTAAAATCTGTATtgagattattataaaaatttgtcttcACATTAGATGTTAACATACTGTAATGAGATAATTGTATATGTGCATTTATTACtctaaaaactatttttttaatataaagtatatattttgtGTGCATGTATATTTGCATTTGATAGGCATCTACCTCAAGAAAAAATCTACACATGATTTTTAACGTAGTTAACATATAACTTAGAATCTCgcttataattttacataattaagttttatatatctttattacattattatccacgtttaattttttcatgtgcCAAAAATATTTCCgggataaaataacaaataaagacATAATAAAACAATGTAAGATATGAGAAAACATTATTAGAATAATGGATTTGTCTGTAGAGGAATCAAGCAATTATCATTTTGATGTGTATCTATAAACTTTTATTCAGTTTTCATAGGCGCTACATCATTTTCATACGCAAAGAGATAGACAAAGGAAATTTTGACgtcacatatgtatatattcacaCAGGATATTTCGCGGACAGGACATGCcatttaaatgttacaaaacgCATTGGTTCTTATCGGTAGCAGTCGTGTGTTTTAACAATTGGATTAGTAATCGGAATACTCTCTTATATACTAGGAACTGAAAAACGAGTATTTTGTACGTAAGACTAGTTTCGTTCCTCTACTCTTTCGTATTCAATTGTAAATGCGAACGAATTCAAAGTCGTCATTCAAAGCGTTATCTAATGCATCAATACTTCTATACtcgtttatgtattattattattattttcatttaatagcGTTATTGTACGTCAAGCGTCAGTACGAATGTACAAAAACACATTTTGGCTTACCAAACCAAGTTCCCGTTAAActtataatatgttaaaaagttgATTCAATTGCGATCGCCTTACCGTTACAGTTAATTATTTCAGGTTTGGTCAATGGTATGGTAACACTTGTGCAAAATTCTTCGTATTGAGATAATATAAACGTCTGCGTGGATGAATAATATTGCgacatgataaaattatttcgtcAGTTATCAATTATCGTTTTAAATATGTACAGATATATGCTTCCTTAAAAATAAACTAGCTTTTAAAGCGATGGAATTACAAGATACATACTGTACTCTTGTGTATTGCATTTAATTCGCTTAGTAGTAATTACAAATAGcgataacaataataacaacaaataaaaaaatgtaataaaacaaatgcttatttttaaaagtcgtatttatataggtatatatagtatatgggtatatatttaacaaactcTGAAAGtcttattatattacaaattgcaaataaatgcaGTAGCAAAATCATTGTATGCTCGCGATACAAATGCCATTTTACGAATTAATTACGGTACTCGTTTCGTATACGTGAAAATCCTCATTACTTTTGTCAAATCTTATTAcatcaattacaatttattcGTCGATTTTCGCGTCGCTCTTCAACTGCAAGTACCGCCTTACAAAATGTATAGATTTTCGAAATCGCAACATCCAATTTTCCCTAAGATTACATATACAGTATACTAATATCGAAGTATTAGTCCACAGCGTGTAGGTGTATGATCCAATCGCGCTGTCGCatcttcttcatcttcaaacTCATATCTTCGACGACCAGGGCTTCTCGCTGGATCGGTTTATCGATTGACCCATCTCTTCACCGCTTCCGCCCAATTGGATTCGTCTTCATCTTCCTTTTCACCGTCCGCCTCTTCTCTCTCGCCTCTTTCTTGCTCTTGCTCATTGGACAGCGTGGCTGATGGTGTGTGCGGTATATTGTTACGAGATCGCAATTCCGCCAAAAAGTCGTTCTCCTGTTGATAACGTCGCTGCAGCTCTTCTCGCCAGGAATTCCCACCGCCGCTGCTATCGTCTCCATCCTCACCGGCTTCAAAGTCTATAAGTAGATGCGACTTGTTTCAAATTTCAGTCGCACAAGAACCGAGAtcatttgttatatttgttactTTTGATTCAAACGATAAAAGATAAAGTAGCATATCTATATATATTCGCTGAATTTAATTCCATTTTTCTCTTGGTCTCCCCAAGTAGTTCTTAACTTTGAAGAAGGTTTACGTAGTTATACCAAGGTAATATTATCTGACATTTGTACATATATAGACTTATAACTATAGACGAATAAGAATAATCGTTTATGAAGATATTATCACAAAAATTCGTAAGACAACTTATCTTAATATTATCGTCAGAAGTATACATCGTAGTGTGTGAGTGATGCTTATGAAGATGACAAGAAATGTAGAGATGTTCTTAGATATGAATATGAGTATATTGTATGTACACATATGTACAGTTTGATCTTTGCAAAATGaatgttgaaagaaaaaaattaaatcgaaataTGAAACTCGTAGATAATCAGCGCTTGAAAAGTTTCGGGCTTGTTTCGATTAGAAGAGCGACATTGCGAATATCTAAGGtgcaaatgaaagtaaaagtaagaaaaaaaaaagaaaatctgaAGGTCAATAGTAGAGATACTTACCTAGCGGTTTTCTGATGTTCATTAGCCCCGAGTTGTGAGAATGGTCCTCCTGGTCTGAGTCTGCAAGCCACCAGGACACATTCACGGGGGGTGCATCACATACATTCCACAACACGTCTAAAGTGTcatttgtatattgtatatagtaTATCGGAACGTCTATTTGTCTCGGCCGAATTCAATTAGAAaagtatacatatgtaatatatgtccTTAtctttatcg from Solenopsis invicta isolate M01_SB chromosome 2, UNIL_Sinv_3.0, whole genome shotgun sequence includes these protein-coding regions:
- the LOC105200724 gene encoding E3 ubiquitin-protein ligase TRAIP isoform X1, giving the protein MKILCVICHDLLIPSEDISFIRCGHVFHHHCLLQWLERSQTCPQCRDRATESRIHKAHFTFSNTEISTDNANNSSLQGKIDNLQFQILLNEKNIKHYTSKNAILEKQNAGLRQEVRKVESEINQKNSAIYALKEQIKYFKSKSHLAYDDLKKKLSQKEREMLELREVTLRKTKKIENLQCLLARQRESLREERSKRLDVEVRSKATCESGNISLQLRVNELERLLKTTLDQNCTDSSIQRKSNENSLISIQPVDINTQQINAKQETADKNGPSSSEKEVEIITIADQDSMNNSTFDECPTITKKARLCLQSGNSRDKPSNDHYLMYNELLRISRTQQDHNQEKC
- the LOC105200724 gene encoding E3 ubiquitin-protein ligase TRAIP isoform X4 — translated: MKILCVICHDLLIPSEDISFIRCGHVFHHHCLLQWLERSQTCPQCRDRATESRIHKAHFTFSNTEISTDNANNSSLQGKIDNLQFQILLNEKNIKHYTSKNAILEKQNAGLRQEVRKVESEINQKNSAIYALKEQIKYFKSKSHLAYDDLKKKLSQKEREMLELREVTLRKTKKIENLQCLLARQRESLREERSKRLDVEVRSKATCESGNISLQLRVNELERLLKTTLDQNCTDSSIQRKSNENSLISIQPVDINTQQINAKQETADKNGPSSSEKEVEIITIADQDSMNNSTFDECPTITKKARLCLQSGYATKVTQSETKRSEHA
- the LOC105200724 gene encoding E3 ubiquitin-protein ligase TRAIP isoform X5; this encodes MKILCVICHDLLIPSEDISFIRCGHVFHHHCLLQWLERSQTCPQCRDRATESRIHKAHFTFSNTEISTDNANNSSLQGKIDNLQFQILLNEKNIKHYTSKNAILEKQNAGLRQEVRKVESEINQKNSAIYALKEQIKYFKSKSHLAYDDLKKKLSQKEREMLELREVTLRKTKKIENLQCLLARQRESLREERSKRLDVEVRSKATCESGNISLQLRVNELERLLKTTLDQNCTDSSIQRKSNENSLISIQPVDINTQQINAKQETADKNGPSSSEKEVEIITIADQDSMNNSTFDECPTITKKARLCLQSGLVNGMVTLVQNSSY
- the LOC105200724 gene encoding E3 ubiquitin-protein ligase TRAIP isoform X2, whose protein sequence is MKILCVICHDLLIPSEDISFIRCGHVFHHHCLLQWLERSQTCPQCRDRATESRIHKAHFTFSNTEISTDNANNSSLQGKIDNLQFQILLNEKNIKHYTSKNAILEKQNAGLRQEVRKVESEINQKNSAIYALKEQIKYFKSKSHLAYDDLKKKLSQKEREMLELREVTLRKTKKIENLQCLLARQRESLREERSKRLDVEVRSKATCESGNISLQLRVNELERLLKTTLDQNCTDSSIQRKSNENSLISIQPVDINTQETADKNGPSSSEKEVEIITIADQDSMNNSTFDECPTITKKARLCLQSGNSRDKPSNDHYLMYNELLRISRTQQDHNQEKC
- the LOC105200724 gene encoding uncharacterized protein LOC105200724 isoform X3, with protein sequence MKKLALCLPYLPSSIFIFRGARTSQTCPQCRDRATESRIHKAHFTFSNTEISTDNANNSSLQGKIDNLQFQILLNEKNIKHYTSKNAILEKQNAGLRQEVRKVESEINQKNSAIYALKEQIKYFKSKSHLAYDDLKKKLSQKEREMLELREVTLRKTKKIENLQCLLARQRESLREERSKRLDVEVRSKATCESGNISLQLRVNELERLLKTTLDQNCTDSSIQRKSNENSLISIQPVDINTQQINAKQETADKNGPSSSEKEVEIITIADQDSMNNSTFDECPTITKKARLCLQSGNSRDKPSNDHYLMYNELLRISRTQQDHNQEKC